The genomic window GCGACGGCATCGCCCGCGACGTCGTCGGGCCCCGGGGCATCCCGTTCGCGCCGTTCCTGGCGTCGCTGTTCTTCTTCATCCTCGCGAACAACTTCATGTCGATCCTGCCGCTGGCGCAGATCTCGCCGATGTCGAAGTTCGCGTTCCCGCTGGTGCTGGCCGCGATCTGCTGGGTGCTCTACATCTACATCGGCATCCGGGAGCAGGGCGCCGGCCGCTACTTCAAGGACATCCTGTTCCTGCCCGGCGTGCCCAAGCCGATGTACATCCTGGTCACGCCCATCGAGATCCTGCAGAACTTCATCGTCCGGCCGTTCACCCTGGCCGTCCGGCTCTTCGCGAACATGTTCGCCGGCCACATGCTGCTGGTGGTCTTCTCGCTCGGCGCGGTGTACCTCTTCAGCCGGGACAACTTCTCGATCATCTTCGGGCCCATCTCGGCGCTCATGGCGATCGTCATGACGTTCTTCGAGCTGCTGGTCATCTTCCTGCAGGCCTACGTCTTCACCGTGCTGATGGGGACCTACCTCAACGGCTCGATCGAGGCCGAGCACTGACGGCCTGACCGTGCACCGCCCGGACCGCACCACCCGCTAGACCCCCGCAAGCCGCCCGGACAACCGGGCGACGACACAGGAGGAACACCCCGTCATGAGTCTTCTGGCTGAGCTGCAGGGCAGCATCGGCTCCGTGGGCTACGGCCTGGCCGCCATCGGCCCGGGCATCGGAGTCGGCATCGTCTGGGCCGCCTACATCCAGGCCACCGCGCGCCAGCCCGAGTCGGCCGGCCTCACCCGGACCTACGCGTTCCTCGGGTTCGCCCTCTCCGAGGCGCTGGCGCTGATCGGCTTCGTCGTCCCCTTCGTCTTCGGCACCTGATCCGGGCCTCCGGCCGCGGGTTCCCGACTGAGACAGGGACACTGAGAGCATGAGAATCCTCGCAGCGGAGGAGGCGCACAACCCGCTCCTCCCGCCCCTCGGCGAGATCATCATCGGGCTGATCGCCTTCGCGATCGTCATGCTGGTCTTCTTCCGGTTCATCGCGCCGCGCTTCGAGCAGGTCTTCCGGGCCCGCCGCGAGGCCATCGAGGGCGGGATCGAGCGGGCGGAGGCCATGCAGGCCGAGGCCAAGGCGGCGCTGGAGCAGTACCGCGCCCAGCTGGCCGAGGCCCGCACCGAGGCCGCGCAGATCCGCGACCAGGCCCGTGCCGAGGGCCAGCAGATCCTCGAGGAGCTGCGGACCCAGGCGCAGGAGGAGTCGGCTCGCATCGTCGCCCGCGGCGAGGAGCAGCTGGCCGCCAACCGGCAGTCGGTCATCAACGAGCTGCGCGGCCAGATCGGCGCGCTCGCCGTCGACCTCGCCGGCCGGGTGGTGGGGGAGTCCCTGGAGGACGAGTCCCGCCGTCGGGGCACCGTCGACCGGTTCCTCGACCAGCTCGACGGGATGGCCGGGGGCGGTGCCTCCGACGGCCGTACCGGCAGCACGGTGTTCGTCCCCGGCGGCGACCGCTGATGGACGCCTCCAGCCGGGCGGCGCTCGCGGCCAGCCGCGAGCGCCTGGCGGAGACCACCAGCGGCGCCGCGGGTCCGGGGCTGCTGGCGCTGGCCGACGAGCTGTTCGCCGTCGCGCGGCTGCTCGACGGGCAGATCTCGCTGCGCCGGGCGTTGTCGGACCCGGCGGGCAAGCCCGCCGACCGGGCCGGCCTCGCCCGCCGCATCCTCGGCACCCGCGTCTCCGCCGCCGCCGTCGACCTCGTCGAGACCGTCGCCCGGCAGCGCTGGTCGCGGCCGCTCGACCTCGTCGAGGCGGTCGAGACGCTCGCCACCGACACCGCACTGGACGCCGCGGAGGCGCGCGGTGAGCTCGAGGGCGTCGAGGACGAGCTGTTCCGCTTCGGCCGGATCGTCGGCGGCGACCCGGAGCTGTCCCGCATCCTCTCCGACGACGCCGCGCCGGCCGAGGGCCGGGCGGCGCTGCTCGACCGGCTGCTGTCGGGCCGGGTCAGCCCCGTCACCGAGCAGCTGGTGCGGAACTCGCTGACCGGCCGGCACGTGGGTAACGCAGAGGTCCGCGTCGAGCGCCTGTCCGAGGCGGCCTCCGCCCGGCGGGGCCGGTCGGTCGCCCACGTGACGACGGCGGTGGCGCTGACCGCGGCGCAGGAGCAGCGGCTGCGCGACGTGCTCGGCCGGATCTACGGGCGGACGATCGGTCTGCAGGTGACCGTCGACCCCGAGGTGCTCGGCGGACTCGTCGTGCGCGTCGGCGACGAGGTCATCGACGGCAGCATCGCCAACCGGCTCGAGGTCGCGGGCCGCCGGCTCGCCGGCTGACGCGACCACCCCCGAACCACAGACTCACCACCCAGCAGGGAAGAGGACGCCCGCCATGGCCGAGCTGACGATCTCCGCAGACGAGATCCGCAGTGCCATCCAGAACTACGTCACCGAGTACTCCCCGGACGTGTCCCGGGAAGAGGTCGGGATCGTCACCGAGGCCGGCGACGGCATCGCCCGGGTCGAGGGCCTGCCCTCGGTCATGACCAACGAGCTGCTCGAGTTCGAGAGCGGCGTCCGCGGCCTGGCCCTGAACCTCGACGTCCGCGAGGTCGGTGTCGTCATCCTCGGTGACTTCGCCGGCATCGAGGAGGGCCAGCAGGTCCGCCGCACCGGGGAGGTCCTGTCGGTCCCGGTCGGTGACGGCTACCTCGGCCGCGTCGTCGACCCGCTGGGCAACCCGATCGACGGTGCCGGCGAGATCGCCACCACCGGCCGTCGGGCGCTGGAGCTGCAGGCGCCCACCGTGGTGCAGCGGCAGTCGGTGCACGAGCCGATGCAGACCGGCATCAAGGCGATCGACGCCATGACCCCGATCGGCCGCGGCCAGCGCCAGCTGGTCATCGGTGACCGGCAGACCGGCAAGACGGCGATCGTCACCGACACGATCATCAACCAGAAGCAGGCCTGGGAGACCGGGGACCCGGCCCAGCAGGTGCGCTGCATCTACGTCGCCGTCGGCCAGAAGGGCTCGACGATCGCGGCGATCCGCGCCGCCCTCGAGGACGCCGGCGCCATGGAGTACACGACGATCGTCGCCGCCCCGGCGTCGGAGTCGGCCGGCTTCAAGTACATCGCCCCCTACACCGGCTCGGCCATCGGCCAGCACTGGATGTACGAGGGCAAGCACGTCCTGATCGTCTTCGACGACCTGTCCAAGCAGGCCGAGGCCTACCGCGCCGTCTCGCTGCTGCTGCGCCGCCCGCCGGGCCGCGAGGCCTACCCCGGCGACGTGTTCTACCTCCACTCCCGCCTGCTGGAGCGCTGCGCCAAGCTCTCCGACGACCTGGGCGCCGGCTCGATGACGGGTCTCCCGCTCATCGAGACCAAGGGCAACGACGTGTCGGCCTACATCCCGACCAACGTCATCTCGATCACCGACGGGCAGATCTTCCTCGAGACCGGTCTGTTCAACTCCGGTGTCCGCCCCGCCATCAACGTCGGCATCTCGGTGTCCCGGGTGGGTGGCTCGGCGCAGATCAAGGCCATGAAGTCGGTGGCCGGCCGGCTGCGGCTGGACCTGGCCCAGTACCGCGAGCTGGAGGCCTTCGCCTCCTTCTCGTCGGACCTCGACGCCTCCAGCCGCGCCACCCTCGACCGCGGCCAGCGCCTCGTCGAGCTGCTCAAGCAGGGGCAGTACCAGCCCTACCCGGTCGAGCGCGAGGTCGTCTCGCTGTGGCTGGGCACCACCGGCAAGCTCGACCGCGTGCCGGTCGGTGACGTGCGGCGCTTCGAGTCGGAGTTCCTCGACCACATCGCGCGGGCCGAGCCCGGCGTCTACGACGAGATCCGCACCTCGCGGACCCTCGGGGACGACGCGGTCAGCAGCCTCGAGCGGGCCGTCGAGGGCTTCTACCGCTCGTTCACTCCCACGGACGGCAGCTCGCTGACCGACGACGACGAGGCGGGCGCCACCGCCCAGGGCGTCTCGACGACGAAGAGCGCCTGACGTGGCCGGTTCCCTCCGCGCGCTGCGGCGCCGGATCCGCTCCACCCAGTCGACGAAGAAGATCTTCTCGGCCCAGGAGCTGATCGCCGGCGCCCGCATCGTGCGTGCCCAGGCCCGGGTGGAGGCCTCCAAGCCCTACGCCCGCGAGATCACCCGCGTGCTCTCCGCGCTCGCGGCGTCGGCGTCCCTGGAGCACCCGCTGCTCAACGAGCGGACCGAGACCCGCCGGGCGGCGGTGCTCGTGGTCACCTCCGACCGCGGGTTCGCCGGCTCGTACAACGTCAACGTCCTGCGGCGGACCGAGGAGCTGCTCGGCACGCTGCGGCAGCAGGGCAAGGAGCCGGTGCTCTACGTCGTCGGGCGCAAGGGGGAGACGTACTACTCCTTCCGCGACCGTCCCGTGGAGCAGACGTTCACCGGGTTCTCCGAGCAGCCGGCCTACTCCGACGCCCAGGAGGTCGGCCGGGCGCTCATCGGCGTCTTCACCCCCGGTGAGGACGCCGACCGCAGCGGCGCCGTGGACGAGGTGCACATCGTCTACACCGAGTTCAAGTCGCTGCTGGCCCAGGTGCCCACCGCCCGTCGGCTCGCGCCGATGGACACCGGCGAGCTCGAGGACCAGACCGAGGACGGGGAGCGGACGGGCACCGGCGACTCCGGCGTCCCGACCTCCTACGAGTTCGAGCCCTCGCCCGAGGCCCTGCTCGACGCGCTGCTGCCGAAGTACGTCACCACCCGCATCTACGCGGCGCTGCTCGAGGCCGCGGCCTCGGAGTCGGCGTCGCGCCGGCGGGCGATGAAGTCGGCGTCGGACAACGCCGAGGAACTGGCGAAGAACCTCTCCCGCCAGGCCAACCAGGCCCGGCAGGCCGAGATCACCCAGGAGATCAGCGAGATCGTCGGCGGTGCCGACGCGCTGGTGTCCGCCGGCGCCGACGACTGACCCCTCCACCCCGCCTCCCCGGCGGGGACACTGGACTCGAGTCCCACCTGAGGAGCAACCCGTGACCGTCACCGAGGACCGTCCGACCACCCAGACGACCGGCCGCGTCGTCCGGGTCACCGGGCCGGTCGTCGACGTCGAGTTCCCGCGCGACGCGATGCCCGACCTGTTCAACGCCCTGCACGTCGACGTGACCCTCGCCGACCTGGGCAAGACGCTGACCCTCGAGGTCGCCCAGCACCTGGGCGACAACGTGGTCCGCACCATCTCCATGGCGCCGACCGACGGCCTGGTCCGCGGCGCCGAGGTCACCGACACCGGCACGCCGATCAACGTCCCGGTCGGCCCGGGCGTCACCG from Geodermatophilus normandii includes these protein-coding regions:
- the atpB gene encoding F0F1 ATP synthase subunit A — protein: MTSSALALVDVLAAEGGAAGDGFQAPGLGEFYPEPIAEFSLLGVDFAITRITLGLWFATLAMLVFMVMTVRKPQIVPGKLQFVGESGYSLVRDGIARDVVGPRGIPFAPFLASLFFFILANNFMSILPLAQISPMSKFAFPLVLAAICWVLYIYIGIREQGAGRYFKDILFLPGVPKPMYILVTPIEILQNFIVRPFTLAVRLFANMFAGHMLLVVFSLGAVYLFSRDNFSIIFGPISALMAIVMTFFELLVIFLQAYVFTVLMGTYLNGSIEAEH
- the atpE gene encoding ATP synthase F0 subunit C, producing MSLLAELQGSIGSVGYGLAAIGPGIGVGIVWAAYIQATARQPESAGLTRTYAFLGFALSEALALIGFVVPFVFGT
- a CDS encoding F0F1 ATP synthase subunit B, with the protein product MRILAAEEAHNPLLPPLGEIIIGLIAFAIVMLVFFRFIAPRFEQVFRARREAIEGGIERAEAMQAEAKAALEQYRAQLAEARTEAAQIRDQARAEGQQILEELRTQAQEESARIVARGEEQLAANRQSVINELRGQIGALAVDLAGRVVGESLEDESRRRGTVDRFLDQLDGMAGGGASDGRTGSTVFVPGGDR
- a CDS encoding F0F1 ATP synthase subunit delta, coding for MDASSRAALAASRERLAETTSGAAGPGLLALADELFAVARLLDGQISLRRALSDPAGKPADRAGLARRILGTRVSAAAVDLVETVARQRWSRPLDLVEAVETLATDTALDAAEARGELEGVEDELFRFGRIVGGDPELSRILSDDAAPAEGRAALLDRLLSGRVSPVTEQLVRNSLTGRHVGNAEVRVERLSEAASARRGRSVAHVTTAVALTAAQEQRLRDVLGRIYGRTIGLQVTVDPEVLGGLVVRVGDEVIDGSIANRLEVAGRRLAG
- the atpA gene encoding F0F1 ATP synthase subunit alpha; its protein translation is MAELTISADEIRSAIQNYVTEYSPDVSREEVGIVTEAGDGIARVEGLPSVMTNELLEFESGVRGLALNLDVREVGVVILGDFAGIEEGQQVRRTGEVLSVPVGDGYLGRVVDPLGNPIDGAGEIATTGRRALELQAPTVVQRQSVHEPMQTGIKAIDAMTPIGRGQRQLVIGDRQTGKTAIVTDTIINQKQAWETGDPAQQVRCIYVAVGQKGSTIAAIRAALEDAGAMEYTTIVAAPASESAGFKYIAPYTGSAIGQHWMYEGKHVLIVFDDLSKQAEAYRAVSLLLRRPPGREAYPGDVFYLHSRLLERCAKLSDDLGAGSMTGLPLIETKGNDVSAYIPTNVISITDGQIFLETGLFNSGVRPAINVGISVSRVGGSAQIKAMKSVAGRLRLDLAQYRELEAFASFSSDLDASSRATLDRGQRLVELLKQGQYQPYPVEREVVSLWLGTTGKLDRVPVGDVRRFESEFLDHIARAEPGVYDEIRTSRTLGDDAVSSLERAVEGFYRSFTPTDGSSLTDDDEAGATAQGVSTTKSA
- a CDS encoding F0F1 ATP synthase subunit gamma — protein: MAGSLRALRRRIRSTQSTKKIFSAQELIAGARIVRAQARVEASKPYAREITRVLSALAASASLEHPLLNERTETRRAAVLVVTSDRGFAGSYNVNVLRRTEELLGTLRQQGKEPVLYVVGRKGETYYSFRDRPVEQTFTGFSEQPAYSDAQEVGRALIGVFTPGEDADRSGAVDEVHIVYTEFKSLLAQVPTARRLAPMDTGELEDQTEDGERTGTGDSGVPTSYEFEPSPEALLDALLPKYVTTRIYAALLEAAASESASRRRAMKSASDNAEELAKNLSRQANQARQAEITQEISEIVGGADALVSAGADD